In the genome of Asterias amurensis chromosome 16, ASM3211899v1, one region contains:
- the LOC139948606 gene encoding endoribonuclease YbeY-like — MTLLLRNLQKTVVFDLPKLKTDINLLRRIFRTERYDLGVICMEDGQLREMNKMYRGRNEPTDVLSFPSHESLAPGRLPDPWSDLADLGDIFLGMPYIQKQCELDGTDVDTVLPVLVTHGICHLIGYKHESEEQFRQMLKKESDILKEYNKITNSNLKPLTKNVESQYH, encoded by the exons ATGACATTACTGCTGAGAAACCTGCAAAAGACGGTTGTTTTCGACCTGCCAAAGTTGAAAACGGACATTAACTTGTTGAGGCGGATCTTCCGAACTGAACGGTATGACTTGGGAGTGATATGCATGGAGGATGGGCAACTACGAGAGATGAACAAAATGTACAGAGGGAGAAACGAACCAACAGATGTACTGTCTTTTCCATCTCATGAA AGTTTAGCCCCTGGCCGCTTACCTGACCCCTGGAGTGACCTCGCCGACCTTGGAGACATCTTCTTAGGGATGCCATATATTCAGAAACAATGTGAGCTGGACGGAACGGATGTCGACACAGTATTGCCT gtacttGTGACGCATGGAATTTGTCATCTCATCGGCTACAAACACGAATCAGAAGAACAATTCAGACAG ATGCTGAAGAAGGAATCAGATATCTTGAAGGAGTACAACAAGATAACGAACAGTAACTTGAAGCCACTCACCAAGAATGTGGAAAGTCAGTATCACTGA